The stretch of DNA AGACAGAATTCCTGGCGTGGTACAAGGGTAAACTGGTCTTTTATGTGATAACTGCGAATAACTTTTTGCTCACGTATCAAATACTAAAAAACTCGACACAGATGACGACATTCAAAGAATATGGATTGCCCATCATTGATCCGTCCAACTTTGATGAAGATCTGGAACAAGATTACGACTATAATGCAGACGATGACACGTTGACcgtgtttgaaaagaacaactCGTCACGGATGATACAGAACGGTTATGTGGCAACAAAAGATAAAGGATTTCTAGGGTTGTTTTCAACCCACAATGAATTGGCAGCAGAGGAGGTGCCCATAAAAAACTTGGAGTTGAGACTAAAGATTGTATTGAAATTTGATTTCgatgttgttgatattgttgGCTTCAAAAAGTTCACTGAAATCGGTGATGGCAGGTACGAAGAGAATCTGATTGTATTATATCCTCATGGGCTTCAGCTGCTGCGTTTAGTTGACTTTAAACTATCTGATAGCACATTGGTTAAGATCGAAAGAGGTCTTAAGATATGTGTTTGCAATGAAGACATATATGTTGTCGGAAACGATCCTCAGTCCAATAAAACCTTGATTCATCAATTGGATATTTCCAAATTATCCTCAGAGGCATTTATGTTGTGCGATAATGGACCATTACACTCGACCTTTCAAATAAAGAAACAGCTTGTGTTGTGTTATGAGCGAAAGGTTGTTAAATTTGATACTCTCAGCAAATCAGTATGCTTTGAGTTCAATCTACCGTTTAACAGTCGAGTTTGTAAGCCAATCAATGACGACACCCTGTTGTTCATCAGTGACAAAAACACGCTTCATTTCTACACAACGCTGGGCAACCTTTTGTTTTTAATTGATCATGACAGTCCGCATAGTTATCCCCACTACAATTATTCGGATTTCACGTCGTTCAGTAACTTTTTAGTTACAACGAGTAAACGCGGTGAGTTTCAACTTTGGGAACTATGGAAAGAATACTCCCAAACGCACTACGATTTTAGGAATACGAAAGTTTATTTACTAAACAGGGGAAATGATATATTGTTCTACTCTCCTCAAAGTGATGCTCCTCTCAGTCACGAGATCTTACCGGTGATAAAGTTACCgctgaaaagtttgaatAACTACATTTCAACCATTCGTATCAACGGTAATCTGAAGCTAATGGCATTGTTCATCTCTAACAAGAATTTACTTCTAATCCACAATATGGAGACGAATGTGTGGTTCAATTACTCCAACCTTACGATCATAGATATGCATTGGCTAGCAAATAATTACTTGGTCGTTCATCTGAAGCACGAAGATGGGTCACGCACGTTACAGTGTCTGCGAATTCCATTACAGGGCCTGGAGACCAAAGAACTGTCTGAGTTCGTCATATGGGAGTATTCAGTCCCTGAGAATGAAAGGGTAGTCAGCTTTCATGTCAACACACTCTTCAGATATAAACCGCTTAAGATCAAGGGGAAAGAGCCAAGCAAACTGGCGGAACGATACTTCAAGACTGCTGAGATTATTTTGCTGACGGATACACGTCTGCTGGTATTTGACGCTATCTCCACAATTGATATCAGTGGGGTTAATTTGTTAAAGAGATTCCACTTGTACATCAAGGTAGAGATACCGAATGACAGTGGACTGGCAGATATTGAATGGGCTATGAGTTTCAGAGAGGGCCTATTGATATATGCAGGGGGGAAGATCTTACGGCTTGATAAGATGGACGCTGATGAATGGAACAGTGTCAAGTTACTGTCCAATGTGGAAAGAATATTAGATGTTCAAAAGGACcagatttttttgcttcaaGAAAACCGCTATCTGTATTTTAACATTACCGATCTATGGGATAATCAAAATAGCGTATTGGAACGTGGGattgaggatgaggaataccctgttgctgtttcgCCCGCTTCTGCGATTTTGCATTCTTTACACTGCATCTTTAATAAAGACCATTCAAAGCTTGTGGTGAAACACGAGATTTATCTGGACAAGCTGATACTAGCTAGGATGCAGGTTGGTGCCAGTGTGGATGATATTACGACGGAATTCCACAATCTAAAGCATTACAAATTTGCCCTGGAAAAGATCCTCTCATCCAAAATCTTAGAGCATGGTGATTTAACGCAAATCCTGAATCTGGTAAAGTCATGTCACGGTTCTTTGGACCAATCGCTGAGAAACCCGAACAGCGACATGCTGGAGATTGTCAGCAACTGTTTGCGAAAGATCGAGACCAAACACTGGAGAGTTCTTTTTAGCAGTCTCCACATGACGCCGAGAGACTTGCTAGCTTTATGCATAGAGGGAAATGAAGCCAAAATGCTGGGCATTCTGCTGCTTGTGTTTTTAAACTTCAATGGTGAAGAACTGCTGATCGATTCGAGCTCAGGCAGTAAATGGGCCCCGAACCTAGAAGTGATCGACGAACACTCGCAGGAGGCAGGGCATGAACAAGAGACCACGAATTCCGAACTGTTAGGTGTCGACAAGATACTGAGTGACGAAGAACTAATGCTACGTGTGCTGAATATCCTTGTATCGAGTGCAGCTGGCGCTACTGATCCGAACAGGGCCTCCGAAGCCTGGGACCTGTGTTTCCAGCTGGTACGTTTTCTAAGGGAGCTCGACAAGCAGAACAGTACATCGCTCGTACAAAAGGCTGTTCAGATGTTGCAGCAGCATACCAAATGAGCAGAACCGCGCGCTCTACATTGCATATagtatgtgtgtgtataAAAGACTGCTGTGGGTCGTCTCAGCAGAGCTTCAGCAGCTGGTATTCGCAAACGCTTCGAATCCCCCCTCCCGACCAATCAACTTCCaccttcaactttttttaaTGCGTGAATGGTAGGTCGAGGCTGTAAGATCCGATACgctgcaaaaaaaaatataataaGAGGAAAATTCAAGGAGGGTTCGGTAATGTGGGATGCAGAGAATCGCAGACTCCTGTTGGCGGATACGCGATTGGTaatatatacgtatatTCATTAGTGTTCACTACTGCAACGGGCATCAATTTATTATATCTGATATGAGTGAGGAGATAAAACCAACGTCTGAGGTTCCAGCAGCGGAGACCGCTGCTCCGGAGAACCCACTGCATACTGTAGGGTTCGATGCTAGGTTCCCGCAACAGAACCAAACAAAGCACTGCTGGCAGTCGTATGTGGACTACCACAAGTGTATCAATTTGAAAGGTGAGGATTTTGCTCCCTGTAAGGTGTTTTGGAGAACATATTCTTCGCTTTGTCCTGTGGATTGGGTGGAAAAATGGGATGAACAACGAGAGAAGGGTATTTTCCCTGGTAATGTTAATGTTGAATGATTTTCTGGTGTACGGTTTCGATGAATGGAAGATAGCAAGTACCTTTCTTATAAGTGAGGAAATTGCGCTATGTATTTGTCTACCAGTGCTTTTTATTTATCTCGGTTAACTTTATATTCTTTCTCAGCTATGCTTAGATATTGAATGAAAAGTGTGTAAAGTAAAATGTTTAATGCATTCAGGAAgttgttgaatagggtcttgttcgccgtggctattcattgtagtagagtaaagagacGTTTTAGTTCcggtatgacttctggtgTATACTTgatatataagtatatggttcgatgatcttttctatattgtcacagatagaaggatcaattcattcgatgtAGTTAGGCTTCATATACGTGAGAATTTGCACAGAGTCAATGATGTGGCTCTTCAAttttctcactgtggtggataATTtcacacttgtggcatcaTTATTTGTCTtgttaacatttgtgtcttttatcaagtgtgtgtcctgtttatgcctatgatgatatcttatcacccttatcatattcattttctatatccagcagaAGTCCTATGGCAAGCAAGAGCCCTTCGATTTTGATGATAgtgttggaattccgcagatgaatacagaaatgcggtaagaagtaaaattagagacgctacaattgaggtagtggtctcgccagctgtcattcacgCGTTTTTACTCAGATTCGGTAGTAAcgcgtaaaatgaaagctaacacaagccaaaacatttcctctttggttaggaatagccgaataggaaaagttttgcatcgtggacgaagtagtttattcatctcagaattaaccatataaaagcacacgatatagctcgtttctctcgaagaattttagcGAGATTAATATTTaattttatattttatttagaggtttctttctcactacggtgagggcaagaattcttataatacaggttaaacaactacatcctgagatgtcttggtccagagaaacaaccaacaacaagctaagatccttcgagagcttcgaTCAGATAGCACAGGTAATGTTGACTGAGTCGATCGGATActttttgtttattttttagGATTAACAAACAACTGTTTTAATTTTTAAAAGcagaaactgttgaaactACATAAATATTAAGGCACACTTGTGTGTATAATTATTCTTTCCTTATAATAAACTAGGTTAGTACAGCGCTGCACACAAAAGCGTACTCACCCTGAACTATGCATTGACATTTTGACCGATATTTGGGAAAGTTATTCAAATACATTGGCCCAAAGCGATGTCGTTATCCGTATTTTTGCTATATCGACtgacaagttttttttttgtattaACTAACGCAATTACAGTGTGACAATTCTAGAATTGAAGAGCTCAATATCTAATTGCTTACCGAAAGGCTTTAGTGAACATGATTCAATCACATTATCTGCATTTTTTAAAGGTTAAATATTTCAGTTCTTACGTTTGCTTTGAGAGACATGCTTATTTTGTGAAGAGTACCTTTGAGGTGTATTACTACTACTGTTAATGACAGATTCACCCAGCATCTTTCAACCTTTCTTCATACTGAAAGCGATCAGACTACCTTATAAATACACCTTTTTAGGTGTCTTTCTAGAGAGATATATTTAAACAAAGGTTTTTTAATGGATTGCATTTACATTTTAAGTCCGTAATTAGAAACGATTAAAAAAGTAGACAGTTTCAAGTTTATAGTACAGTACACAAGCCAAAATACATTTTTATAgagaaaacaagaaaatattcaagTTTTTGTATTAATAGGGCACATGGCGCAGTTGGTAGCGCGCTTCCTTTGCATGGAAGAGGTCATTGGTTCGATTCCTATTGTGTCCATTTACttttttgtcttttctCGTACTAGACCTGTCTTTTTGCTAGCTGAACGGCGACACCGTTGTCATACGTCCAAGTTCTCTTTCTTAACCATTTCCCACTTTAGATTcatatttttattttggatTATGACACAGAAATCAATACTATTCTCTTTGCGCAGTGGCCAAAAAATTACACCTCTCCACCTTTCGATTATCTAGCGGTACAGTCGAAGCTTCACGCTAAAACTACTCCCTTCAGCTAACGGTACCTGATTAGCGATTGGTAACTTCTCCATAACTAAATGATATAGAAATAacttactttttttttgatgacCTAAATTCAGCTCGATGGGTAACGAATTAAAGGGACTGTGCCTCGAACTACATCGGGATGGCCATTAAAGAGatccttcaaaatgatCAACAGAAAATCGTGGCCAGTGCCTTGATATTCAGTCCCATATCCGCTGTCAAAGAGCTGATAGATAATAGCATTGACGCGGaggcaaaaaatatatacaTTGATATTGATTCGGTATCAGGGGGATGCGATTTTATAAGTGTCAGGGATGATGGAACAGGTGTACCTATTCCAGTTAGACCAATGATGTGCTTGAATCATACTACATCGAAAATTAATACGCTGCAAGACCTGTCTACGTTGACATCGTTAGGATTTAGAGGAGAGGCATTGTTTTTGCTAAGTAGTCTGGCGGTACAGGGGGGTTCTCTACAAATTACGACCAGGTCCGCAGAGGAAAGAATAGCTGATAGCTGGTACGTTGGCAAGGAAGGACACATGAATACCAGTACTCGAGTGAAAACGCCTGCTCCAATA from Huiozyma naganishii CBS 8797 chromosome 1, complete genome encodes:
- the RIC1 gene encoding Ric1p (similar to Saccharomyces cerevisiae RIC1 (YLR039C); ancestral locus Anc_2.402), producing MQLWPFSPPQQFSVSKRASSLDGLPLDDNEIVGTLTLPQSNVLIMATPARALVYNLKPLALVAVHERTASSIEEFGLNISLRSSMTFDNPINGLVSKKETEFLAWYKGKLVFYVITANNFLLTYQILKNSTQMTTFKEYGLPIIDPSNFDEDLEQDYDYNADDDTLTVFEKNNSSRMIQNGYVATKDKGFLGLFSTHNELAAEEVPIKNLELRLKIVLKFDFDVVDIVGFKKFTEIGDGRYEENLIVLYPHGLQLLRLVDFKLSDSTLVKIERGLKICVCNEDIYVVGNDPQSNKTLIHQLDISKLSSEAFMLCDNGPLHSTFQIKKQLVLCYERKVVKFDTLSKSVCFEFNLPFNSRVCKPINDDTLLFISDKNTLHFYTTLGNLLFLIDHDSPHSYPHYNYSDFTSFSNFLVTTSKRGEFQLWELWKEYSQTHYDFRNTKVYLLNRGNDILFYSPQSDAPLSHEILPVIKLPLKSLNNYISTIRINGNLKLMALFISNKNLLLIHNMETNVWFNYSNLTIIDMHWLANNYLVVHLKHEDGSRTLQCLRIPLQGLETKELSEFVIWEYSVPENERVVSFHVNTLFRYKPLKIKGKEPSKLAERYFKTAEIILLTDTRLLVFDAISTIDISGVNLLKRFHLYIKVEIPNDSGLADIEWAMSFREGLLIYAGGKILRLDKMDADEWNSVKLLSNVERILDVQKDQIFLLQENRYLYFNITDLWDNQNSVLERGIEDEEYPVAVSPASAILHSLHCIFNKDHSKLVVKHEIYLDKLILARMQVGASVDDITTEFHNLKHYKFALEKILSSKILEHGDLTQILNLVKSCHGSLDQSLRNPNSDMLEIVSNCLRKIETKHWRVLFSSLHMTPRDLLALCIEGNEAKMLGILLLVFLNFNGEELLIDSSSGSKWAPNLEVIDEHSQEAGHEQETTNSELLGVDKILSDEELMLRVLNILVSSAAGATDPNRASEAWDLCFQLVRFLRELDKQNSTSLVQKAVQMLQQHTK
- the COX12 gene encoding cytochrome c oxidase subunit VIb (similar to Saccharomyces cerevisiae COX12 (YLR038C); ancestral locus Anc_2.403), which encodes MSEEIKPTSEVPAAETAAPENPLHTVGFDARFPQQNQTKHCWQSYVDYHKCINLKGEDFAPCKVFWRTYSSLCPVDWVEKWDEQREKGIFPGNVNVE